A window of Marinobacter sp. F4206 genomic DNA:
TCCTCGTACTCGTGATGCACACCGTCCTCATCGTCGTGTCGTTCACGATCCCGATGGGTATCTTGGTCTGACTTCTGACCTTGAGGGCATTGGTCTTCATCCGCCTCCATGGCCGTTCGCACTTGTCCCCGTGGCAGGCCCAGTTCCTCGGCCAGTCGACGCGCCATGCCGTAGATCTGATCCTCGGGCAAATACGGCGAGGGGTCGATGGACAGTCGTAAGGTCGGGCTGGAGAGTGCCCGCAGGATACGCGCCTGCCGCTCCGGGTCGGTGGTATCAGCCAGGGTGTAGCCGTCGGCAACCCGCCGAAGCACATGTTCCAGGCTGGCGCTTCGTAAAGCGCCCTGTCGCTCGTCAGCCAGGATAACGATAGTGATGATCTGTGCTACCAACAGCACCAGAATCAGTAACAACGCCAGCTGTCCACCGGCGCGCCGGGGCCACAACCACAACCTCATTGCTCTGCCTCTTCGACCGAAGCAATCCACTGGTACCCGCCACCCCAGATGGTCTTGATCAGTCTGGGGCTACGGACATTCGGATCGATCTTGCGGCGTAACCGGCTGACATGGTTATCGATGCTCCGGTCGAAGGCATCCGCCTCTCGGCCGAGAGTCAGGTCCATCAGTTGGTCACGGGACAGCACGCGGCCGGCGTGTTCCAGGAAGGCCAGCAAGAGCTTGTATTCGGCGGTGCTCAGGGAGACTTCGACGCCTTCCGGATCAACCAGTTGATGACGATCGACGTCCAGCTTCCAGCCTTCAAATGCCAGGCACTGCCCGGCCATGGGACTGCGTTGGGGGGGCAGGGCAGTGGTACGACGCAGAACCGCCTTGATGCGGGCCAGCAACTCGCGGGGGTTGAAGGGTTTGGTGAGGTAATCGTCGGCGCCCATTTCCAGGCCGACGATGCGATCGGTTTCCTCGCTCATGGCAGTCAGCAGTATCACCGGCAACTGGGTGTGCTCACGAAGGTAACGGCAGAGCGTGAGGCCATCATCGCCGGGCATCATTATGTCCAGCACCACAAGGTCGACGGATTGCTGTCTCAGCTGGCGCTTCATGGCATCGCCGCCATCCGCCAGCAGCACTCGCAAGCCGTGCTCCTGCAAATAACGACCGACCAGGTCGCGGATGTCGCGATGGTCATCGACCACCAGAATACTGGGAGAGTCGCTCACTCGTTACTCCGTTGGATTACCGTCTGCCCTGATTATAGGGGAGTCCCCTTCCTGCATGGATGCGATCTTGTCAAAAACCGTCTCAAATCCCGGGCTTGCGACAAGTTGCGACAAAGTTGGCGTACCACCGAGACAATTCTGCGACGTTTCTTTGGTGTAGTGAGTCCCGATCAACGATGACATTCCGTCGAGGACTTCACCGATCAGGGAGTTCGACCATGGAGAAGATCACCACCACTTGAATAAGGAGAATCGCGATGACATTAATGGACGCTGAAAACCGATATGGTGCCGTTTCCCGGGCTGTACACTGGATAATGGCGGTTCTGCTGCTGGCGATGCTTGCCAGCGAAGTGTGGTTTGAAGCTTTGGAACACAGCTTTTCCGGGGCCTCTTTAATGGCCTGGCACCAGAGCCTGGGCCTGGCGATTTTTGGGCTGGTGATATTTCGTGGCCTCTGGCGATGGCTGAATCGCTCGCGTCTGTCACCACCCGTTCACTGGGCGAACATGGCGAGGTTAGGGCATATCGCGCTGTATGCGCTGATGATCCTGATGCCGCTCTCAGGCTTGGCGACGTCGATCGGCGAAGGCGATCCCGTTACCTTTTTCGGCTGGACGGTTTTTGGCCGCGGCCCGGAAGTGGAGTGGCTGGAAGACAACGGGGAAGAGGTGCATGAAGTGCTGGCCAACGTGCTCTGGGTCATGATCGGCGTCCACGTGGCGGCGGCTCTGGCGCACCAGTACCTGCTGGGTGACCGGATCATGAAGCGCATGGCCTGATGGCCAGGGAGCTCATTGCAATCAGCCGGCTTCCCGGCTAGGCCACTGGCAGCGACTCGTCGCTGCCCCAGTCCGCCCAGGAGCCGTCGTACAGCGACAGCTGGTCATAGCCCGCCAACTCCGCCGCCAGCAGGATGATGCAGGCGGTGATCCCGGAACCACAGGAAAACACCAGTTGATGCCCGTTGCCAGGTTGAACGGACGGATCAAGCTCGGCGAACACAGCCGCCAGCTTGCTGGGAGGCTTGAACCGATACCCCTCCAATACCTCGGTGAACGGCAGGTTGAGGGAGTCAGGGATGTGGCCACCGCGCACGCCGGGGCGGGGCTCCGGCGCCTGTGCCAGGAAGCGTGCGCGGGATCGGGCATCAATCACCGTTACCCGCTCGTCTGCCAGATGCTGTAAAACGTAGGCGGAATCCCGAACCCGGCTTCGGTCGAGACTGCCCAGCATGCTGCCGGACGAAGCCGTATTTTTAATCGGAGCCGGGACGCTATCCCGCTCTTCGGCCAACCATTGCGGTAAGCCGCCGTCCACCACAAAAACGTTCTCGAGACCCATGGCCCGAAAAATCCACCAGGCCCGGGGAGCCGAGTAAATACCCTGGTTATCGTAGAGCACCACCAGACTGTCGGGCGTTATGCCCAGCCTGCGGGCTTCCTCCGTGAACTGTTCCTCTGTCGGAAAGGCGTGAAGCTGGGGAGATCCGGTATCGCAGAGCGTTCCTTCAAGGTCAATCTGGCGACTCCCCGGGATCCACACCGGGTGCTCATAAACAATCGGCTCCTTACCAATGACCGTGGCCATACTCGCGTCGATCAGAACCAACCGTTCGTTATCCAGATTTTCCTGCAGCCAATCGGTAGTCACGAGGGGGTAAGGCATGGTGTTCTCCGGTCTGGATAAGCGTATGCACTATCATCATGATTACTGAAATCGAGCTCACGGTCCAAAGGTTGGCTCGTGTGTCATGCCACTGCGCGGTGTCATTGCCTTCCGTATGCCTTGTGCGACCATGTAGGGATCAATGACGTACTTTAGATCGCAGGTAACCACTTGAACGCCGTTTGAGTGTTGACCTTGTAACTCTGGCGTAACGGGCCGCTTTTCGAAACGGCAGCAGAACAAAACGGTCCCATTAACGCACTTGTTAGCAATCTGAAGCCAGGTTCGGCTGCAGATAATCGTCGCTCACTTCCAACTTATAAACTATTGTCGACTGAACTAGGCAATTCCGCATTTCATTACGTGCTTTTTGGTACTTTTCATCGGCTAATTTGTGGTCTTTTTCGTCACTTCAAGCCATGCTTCACGAAACGAAGCCTCGGTACCTTCCTTTATTTCAAACTCATAAACTACGATAAACATCCACTTCTTTCCTGTGCATGCGATTGTTATGCCCATCATTTGATCACCATCACCCCAACCATACCAAGCACAAAACCTAGCACCGCGCCCATCGGAGGCGCCCAATGTTTTGCGAGTTTTACTCTTGGGGCGATATCTTGAAATATGGAATACAGAATACCTCCAGAAGCCACAAGCACAATAACAGCAATGGCAATAACTTGGTTTTGCATCCATAAGTAGCTGGATACCCCAAAAATAGGACCCAGAAATGCCATCAAAAAGAAAATGGCCATAATTTTTTTTGGACCAAATTTATAAGATCTGTTCAACTCACGATATGCGTTAAACCCCTCTGGGATGTTTTGCAATACGATTAGCGCCGCAAGCAACACCGCGTCTGTACTTCCGATTGCAAATGCAGTTCCAAGCGCTATTGATTCAGGTATGAAATCAAGAAGCATCGCCACGAGTTGACTGGCCGGCGTCTCCAGCTTTAGAAGATAAATGTCAAGCATCATGAAAATGAGCCCGCCAACCAGGAGGCAAGTAGATGCTATCAACGGATCAAGCTTGGCCATACCATAAGGAACTAATACGAGAGCCACCGCAGATAATAGAGCGCCGCCACCAAATGCCATGATGCTGTGACTGAATTCTGCCTCAACCCATCGTGATCTGAATTTTCCGAAGCTGGCCAGAAGCGCACCGAAAAGCATCGCCAATCCGGCTGCCAATGTGAGCCCAACAAGGATTACTAAGTTATTCACGATCTTTCCATTTGTAGCGCATAACGCTGAAACGAAGCAGCGCGTCTCACGCGTCCGCCTTCCGTGACTTGTTACACTGCACTAAAACTGCCCCCTAACGATAAAAATCAGAGGCATAGAAAAAAGAAACGTAACCAACAAAGCAGGCTTAACGGCCTTGGCCAACAGCGTTGAGAAACTGGGCTGGGCCGTTAAAACAACGTCTGGCAGTTGGTGTGAGACCCAGACTTCCATCTCCGCGCCAACCACCAATTCTTCGTCAGGGGTATAAGGGGGAGGAGCGATAAAGTGGATAGGCCCCTTCCCTTCAACCCTGATACCCAGTTGAACCAACCTGTCCAAAGCAGCACGATGATTCTGCTCAATCAAAGCCGAGGTTTTTCTCGCCCTGAACAATGGCTTTAGCTGCGAAAAACGCACCAGCATGAGCAGCAAACAGATCGCTGATACCGCTATTGCATAGTAGACGATGAACTCTGTTGTATTCATGAGGTGTAATGCCCTGGCTTTGCGGCGTGCCGGAGCGCCAGCGTAGGCGCGTCCGCCAACAGCCGCTGGCTATGTGATATTAGCTTACTCTGGCAGGCCCTCGAACTCTGGCACGTCACCAATCGCCCCATCCCAAACCGCTCTGCTCGATGTGAAGATGCGCGCAGTTGGCAACACAGAAACTTCAGTGTCCAGACTCCCTGCGGGAACGACGAGCAGATCTGTAAGTTGAGTGCTCGGTAATGCTGAACCACACGCCCTACAAAAGCTTTTGTTGTGGCGAGTACCCAGAAGCGTAAAGGAAGTCACAGCCTCTGCACCCGACAGCCAGGTCAGGTTAGCCGAATGCGAAAATAAATTTGCCGCATGAGCAGATCCCGTATCCTTTTGGCAATACTCACAATGACACAAGTAAAAGCTGTCGAAGTCCCCATGGACCTCAAATCTCACTGTGCCACACAGGCAAGAACCAACATGCCTAGTCATAGGATTCCCTTCTATGGCCTGCAGGTGACGCACACATAACGCCCGGCTCACGCGCCGGTTTGGAGCCGCGAAGCGGCAGAGAACTGGTCGCCGTGCAGCCGATTGTTAACTGAACAGGGTTTCAACGACTTTGTCACCTAAATAGGTCCTCAGTGAATTTTCATCGGTTCCACTTGCTTGGAGTTCGGTCGCTATCAGTTGGCCCACTAACACTTCCCAGGGTTTCGCCGTACCTAGCAATGCAAGAATAACATTTCTGACATCTTTTATTTTTCTGGTTCTTCTTTGATCGAAATTATCTCGGAGGTTGATAAGTGTTTTTGTTGTTTGATGTTCTGGATTTAGATCTACCCATTGACCGATTTTTAAACAGAAATCTTCAGGGTTATATCCATGTTTTAATAAACACTCGTTCGTTAAAAGAATATTCTCTATTGCGTAGCAATTAAGACGTGTTCTACGAACAAACCCAATATCGTTTATGTCTGACTGGCTTGAGTCGTCCAAATCGCGAATCGAAAAAGCTTTTGGATCATCATAGATAGATGGGAGAAATGTGTTTAGCCAGTTCTCCCATTTATTCATTTCGTCTACCGAACCAACAACACAAGGATAATACCGAATCGCGCCCTGACTACTTCTGGCTATTTGCTCAAATACCCTCTTATCATCCTCTCCCTCAACTAAAAGTATTGGTGTCTTATTAAAGTGACTAGAAAGAGGATGCGCACCAAAAACCGGTAAAATTTCATGGCAAACGGGATCATATTTAAAAAATGAAAACTCATTTTGGTTTTTTTCTGTTATAGGAACAATTTGCAAGTCCGCGCCTTCTTTGAAGGCGCCTACAATAGCTGTGCTGTGGGTTGCCAAGACCACTCTAAAATTGAATTCTGTGGCTATCTTCTCTACGAATTCAACAAATTTATGTTGTAGATCAGGATGCAAATGCACATCTGGCTCATCTAACAGCAAAACTTTATTGTCTTGTGTTGATCTTGAAAACACCAAAACTTCGATGCTCAATGCTATAAGCTCTGATTCACCACTCGATATGTTGTTTTCATCTACTGCTTCATCTTGGTCATTAGATATTTCAAACCCTCTATCACTTCTTTTCAGGTTGATGTTAGGAAGCAGCTCATTTATATAATTTATTGTAGTATCAAACGTGTAATTTTCGTCTTTTCTCTTGCTGAGGTCTTTCTCTATTTCTCGAAGTACCATTACCTCAAGATTTCGGAACTGGGCTGTACTTTGTTGACGGAAATTTTCTGTACGATTTTTCCTTCTAGTGTCTCTCAGCCAATTCGGATTGTTTGAGATATTATGTTCAACACCAGGCTCATATTTAAGCGTCCCACCACGCTCAGGAGTTATATATTTCGTACTGAAATTTCCTGATGAGTCAATTTTACGCAGAAGGGTACTTTTACCCGAACCGTTCTTACCTAGAAGCACTGTAAACTTCGCGTTATTAACTAATTCTTGTATTTGCACTTTGTATCCTTACAGTTAACGCCAGAGCGCAACGGCGCACTTTAGTGCGTCCGAGTGGCGCGACTTGTTAAGCATATGATCCATTGATGACCTTCTCGTAGTCGAGAGGAAGTCGCTCAAATATGTTCGGAATGTCGTCAGCAAAAAAGAATCTATTTCTAAAAAACTCAAAGTCATCTTTGGGATTAGCCAAATGCTTTTTTACTTCATTTCTGGCAAATTTTATCCCGAGTTTCTTTACTTTAGCATCCTGCAAAACACGGCTTACTAAAAGCTCTGTTCTTGCCTTCTTAGGCTTGCCGCGACAATACTGCTGAAAATATGCCCTGAATCCTTCCGCAAAAAACCTCCTCGCTCCAAGGAACATAAAGTGTCTGGATTCATCCGAAACGTTCTCATTTATTGAGTCCATGGCCTTGTTCGCGTCGCCAGATTCAAATAGGACTTTATAAAAATTTGAGAACCGCTGTTTCAGCTCTTCAGGATGCAACTCGCACTCCGCCCCGATAACGCCAAAAAACGGAGCTCCATCCATGTGGCTCGCAGTATCGATTAAATAAGCTCCGTTACAGGCACCGACTACCAGTAATAGATTAAAACGCGTCGCACGGTTTAGATTGATGAGTTCGTTCTTAAGCCTATTCCACGGCAAATGGCTACCATCACCCATTTGCAAACCATCCTTGTCGCCATGGCATTCAATGTGGAGCAGCGGAATGGACCGCTCAGATTCAATCCTTAAGCAGAGGCTCCTCAAGCATTCTACAAATTCCTCTGAACTGGTGAGCTGGATAAGTTCAGAGGTGAGAGGCGGATAGATCGAATTAAGGTGCAAGAGCCGATCATCGTAGATCCATTGCCCAGTTTTGGAATCACTTTCTGGCAACGACTCTATTACAGTCACGTGGTTGAATACCGATGATGCTTCCATAAAATCCCAGTAATGCTTAACAGCGTATTCAACGAATGCGTTCGTATAATTCAAATTTTCAAGACGCCCCAGCTTACCTAAAGCTACCAAACAATCAGTAACCTGGAGAGTTTCGAACCGGTTCCCGCCGGAGTTATACGCCCCTTTCTCACCATCTTTGTTTCCTCGCCGAGGGCGTATAACTCAAGGGACTTAAAATCGTAGCCTTCAAAATATCAGAGACTTACAGAAGATTCCCGTCTTTCTCCCGGACTTTTGCGAACGCGTTCGTATAATTCCGGTTAACGCCGTATCCGGAAGCGTAGACGAGCTGTTGGTTCGTTGATTATCCCGAGCGGTGCTGGTACTTTTCCGCTCGGTTTTATTGGGATTCCAGCCAAGGATCGTGCTGGGCGTTCTCGTTATGACATTGCCATACCTTCAAAGGACTGAAGACATGCCCGAGGCAAGCGGATTGCAGTTCACCGTCCGTATTGGTGAACATTCCCCAGATTTATTTGCCCTCGTCAGCTTTGCGCTGACCGAAGGCCTCTCCGAACTCTTTCATGGCCGTTTGCAGTTGGCCAGCACCGACTCGACCGTTCGCGCTCAGGATTTGCTGGAGCAGCCCCTGGACCTGGTGATCTGGCAGGATGGTAACCCCGTTCGCCGGTTCACCGGTGTGGTCAGTGAATTTGCCCGCGGGGATGCGGGCCATCGTCGTACTCACTACGAAGTGGTGTTCCAGCCGCCGCTTTGGCGCATGGAGCTAATGCGCAACAGCCGTATCTTTCAGGCCCGAACCACCGACGCGATTGTCAGAACATTGCTCGCAGAACGGGGTATTGTGAATGCTGTCTTCGACCTCAAGCGCGCACCGGAGAAGCGGGAATACTGCGTTCAGCACCGGGAAAACGATCTGGCGTTTGTTGAGCGCTTGGCGGCGGAAGAGGGCTGGCACTACCGGTATCAGCACGGCAGTGTGGACGGGGGCGAGCAACCGGCGCTGGTCTTCGCAGACCACCACGGCGATGCTCCGAAACTTCAATCATCCCCATACACAGCGATGGCTATTGGTGGCGTACGTCAGCCCGGCGTCTTCCGGTTCGCCAATCAGGAACGGGTCCGGGTGGCCTCCGTTGCCTTGAAGGATTATACGTTCAGGAATCCCGCCTACGCCCTGTTGCACGAACGGGGTGCCACTAACCCTGGCCATCGGGACGACTACCAGCACTTCGACTACCCCGGCCGCTTCAAGGCCGACGCCAGTGCCCGCCCGTATACCGAATCCCGTCTGGATGCCCTGCGGAACGATGCCAGCACCGCGACGGGCGAGAGCAATCGTCCGGACTTCACAGCCGGAGCCCGGTTCGAACTCACCGGCCACCCCCATTCCGATCTGAACAGGGATTGGCTGCTTACGGCGGTCACCCACATGGGTAAACAGCCCCAGGCATTGGAAGAGGCCGCCGGTCCCGCGCCGACCTCCTATCACAACTTCTTCAACGCGGTGCCTGCCGATCATCACTGGCGTCCGCTCTCGTCGAACTGTCCGCTGATGGACGGCCCCCAGATCGCCATGGTGACCGGTCCGGAAGGCGAGGAGATTCACTGCGATGCGCACGGCCGGGTCAAGGTGCGGTTTCCGTGGGATCGCGACAGCGCTAACGACGAGCGCAGCAGCGCCTGGCT
This region includes:
- a CDS encoding response regulator; the protein is MSDSPSILVVDDHRDIRDLVGRYLQEHGLRVLLADGGDAMKRQLRQQSVDLVVLDIMMPGDDGLTLCRYLREHTQLPVILLTAMSEETDRIVGLEMGADDYLTKPFNPRELLARIKAVLRRTTALPPQRSPMAGQCLAFEGWKLDVDRHQLVDPEGVEVSLSTAEYKLLLAFLEHAGRVLSRDQLMDLTLGREADAFDRSIDNHVSRLRRKIDPNVRSPRLIKTIWGGGYQWIASVEEAEQ
- a CDS encoding cytochrome b, whose protein sequence is MTLMDAENRYGAVSRAVHWIMAVLLLAMLASEVWFEALEHSFSGASLMAWHQSLGLAIFGLVIFRGLWRWLNRSRLSPPVHWANMARLGHIALYALMILMPLSGLATSIGEGDPVTFFGWTVFGRGPEVEWLEDNGEEVHEVLANVLWVMIGVHVAAALAHQYLLGDRIMKRMA
- a CDS encoding sulfurtransferase; this translates as MPYPLVTTDWLQENLDNERLVLIDASMATVIGKEPIVYEHPVWIPGSRQIDLEGTLCDTGSPQLHAFPTEEQFTEEARRLGITPDSLVVLYDNQGIYSAPRAWWIFRAMGLENVFVVDGGLPQWLAEERDSVPAPIKNTASSGSMLGSLDRSRVRDSAYVLQHLADERVTVIDARSRARFLAQAPEPRPGVRGGHIPDSLNLPFTEVLEGYRFKPPSKLAAVFAELDPSVQPGNGHQLVFSCGSGITACIILLAAELAGYDQLSLYDGSWADWGSDESLPVA
- a CDS encoding ZIP family metal transporter; this encodes MNNLVILVGLTLAAGLAMLFGALLASFGKFRSRWVEAEFSHSIMAFGGGALLSAVALVLVPYGMAKLDPLIASTCLLVGGLIFMMLDIYLLKLETPASQLVAMLLDFIPESIALGTAFAIGSTDAVLLAALIVLQNIPEGFNAYRELNRSYKFGPKKIMAIFFLMAFLGPIFGVSSYLWMQNQVIAIAVIVLVASGGILYSIFQDIAPRVKLAKHWAPPMGAVLGFVLGMVGVMVIK
- a CDS encoding GFA family protein: MTRHVGSCLCGTVRFEVHGDFDSFYLCHCEYCQKDTGSAHAANLFSHSANLTWLSGAEAVTSFTLLGTRHNKSFCRACGSALPSTQLTDLLVVPAGSLDTEVSVLPTARIFTSSRAVWDGAIGDVPEFEGLPE
- a CDS encoding ATP-dependent endonuclease, whose product is MQIQELVNNAKFTVLLGKNGSGKSTLLRKIDSSGNFSTKYITPERGGTLKYEPGVEHNISNNPNWLRDTRRKNRTENFRQQSTAQFRNLEVMVLREIEKDLSKRKDENYTFDTTINYINELLPNINLKRSDRGFEISNDQDEAVDENNISSGESELIALSIEVLVFSRSTQDNKVLLLDEPDVHLHPDLQHKFVEFVEKIATEFNFRVVLATHSTAIVGAFKEGADLQIVPITEKNQNEFSFFKYDPVCHEILPVFGAHPLSSHFNKTPILLVEGEDDKRVFEQIARSSQGAIRYYPCVVGSVDEMNKWENWLNTFLPSIYDDPKAFSIRDLDDSSQSDINDIGFVRRTRLNCYAIENILLTNECLLKHGYNPEDFCLKIGQWVDLNPEHQTTKTLINLRDNFDQRRTRKIKDVRNVILALLGTAKPWEVLVGQLIATELQASGTDENSLRTYLGDKVVETLFS
- a CDS encoding type VI secretion system Vgr family protein, with protein sequence MPEASGLQFTVRIGEHSPDLFALVSFALTEGLSELFHGRLQLASTDSTVRAQDLLEQPLDLVIWQDGNPVRRFTGVVSEFARGDAGHRRTHYEVVFQPPLWRMELMRNSRIFQARTTDAIVRTLLAERGIVNAVFDLKRAPEKREYCVQHRENDLAFVERLAAEEGWHYRYQHGSVDGGEQPALVFADHHGDAPKLQSSPYTAMAIGGVRQPGVFRFANQERVRVASVALKDYTFRNPAYALLHERGATNPGHRDDYQHFDYPGRFKADASARPYTESRLDALRNDASTATGESNRPDFTAGARFELTGHPHSDLNRDWLLTAVTHMGKQPQALEEAAGPAPTSYHNFFNAVPADHHWRPLSSNCPLMDGPQIAMVTGPEGEEIHCDAHGRVKVRFPWDRDSANDERSSAWLRVSQGWAGGGYGLMALPRIGHEVIVSFLDGDPDQPIITGRTYHGANTPPYALPEHKTRTTLKTRTHKGKGSNELRFEDEADREQIYLHAQKDLDLIAGHNRTEVVGNDSHLTVERNRFTYVQGNAHETVGGERREKTGGDHSLTVGGSFHGMQGAGQLVEAGREIHHRAGMKIVIEAGAEVTLVAGGSFMKVDPSGVTVSGPLVRMNSGGGPGHGTGQSAQSPERPRGMET